A genome region from Alkalimarinus coralli includes the following:
- a CDS encoding sensor histidine kinase → MKILSLLRTSSFQLALVYMVLFATSVFILLGFIYWATAGYMADQTDETIEAEIVGLAEQYSRQGLNGLISVIRERVSRDPNGKSLYLFTARDYIKLAGNLKEWPKSAQVQDGWVNFQLDEEVGWQGKPHIARARIFVVQGGLRLLVGRDVHDLMVVKRLIERAINWGMGITLALALVGGIMMSRSTAKRIEIINQISRKIMAGNLSLRIPGRGTGDDFDQLAENLNQMLDRIVQLMDGIRHVSDNIAHDLRTPLTRLRNQLESALVSAEREEDRDQIAVAVAEADQLLATFNALLRIARLETGGKVAKPEALNLSQLMEDAAELYEALAEDKSLAMLKSIQSNVVVCGDRDLLFQVMSNLIDNAIKYTPEGGKLSLQLVENDEGVFFQIADSGIGIPEDEKEKVFQRFYRVAKSRSLPGNGLGLSLVAAVIAMHKGEISLEDGNPGLKVSVKLPKSKMLESS, encoded by the coding sequence TTGAAAATCCTTAGCCTCCTGCGCACCTCCTCGTTTCAGCTGGCACTGGTCTATATGGTGCTGTTTGCGACCTCGGTATTTATTCTGCTGGGCTTTATTTATTGGGCAACAGCAGGGTATATGGCAGATCAAACCGATGAAACGATTGAAGCTGAAATTGTTGGGCTGGCCGAGCAATATAGCCGACAGGGGCTAAATGGTTTGATTAGTGTTATTCGGGAGCGGGTATCAAGAGACCCCAACGGAAAATCGCTTTACCTGTTTACTGCGCGTGACTATATCAAACTGGCCGGCAACCTCAAGGAGTGGCCAAAAAGTGCACAGGTTCAGGATGGCTGGGTCAATTTTCAGCTGGACGAAGAAGTTGGCTGGCAAGGTAAGCCGCATATTGCCCGTGCGAGAATATTTGTGGTTCAAGGCGGGTTGCGTCTATTAGTGGGCAGGGATGTTCATGATCTGATGGTGGTCAAACGGCTAATTGAACGCGCGATCAACTGGGGAATGGGGATTACGCTCGCTTTAGCGCTAGTCGGCGGCATTATGATGAGCCGAAGTACCGCAAAACGAATAGAAATAATCAATCAGATTAGCCGTAAGATTATGGCTGGAAACCTTTCGCTTAGAATTCCAGGTCGTGGAACAGGGGACGACTTTGACCAGCTTGCGGAGAACTTAAACCAGATGCTGGATCGTATTGTTCAGTTGATGGATGGTATTCGTCATGTGTCGGATAATATTGCCCATGACCTCAGAACACCGTTAACTCGTTTGAGGAACCAGTTGGAAAGTGCGCTCGTTTCGGCGGAGCGGGAAGAAGATCGGGATCAGATTGCGGTTGCTGTAGCCGAAGCTGACCAGTTGTTGGCGACGTTTAATGCGCTGCTTCGTATTGCCCGCCTGGAAACGGGAGGCAAAGTAGCCAAGCCAGAGGCGTTAAATCTATCTCAACTGATGGAGGATGCCGCAGAGCTTTATGAGGCGCTGGCAGAAGACAAGAGTTTGGCGATGCTGAAGAGCATTCAGTCTAATGTGGTTGTCTGTGGTGATAGAGATCTGTTATTCCAGGTTATGAGTAACTTGATTGACAATGCCATTAAATATACGCCAGAAGGGGGAAAGCTATCACTGCAGCTTGTCGAGAATGACGAGGGGGTCTTCTTCCAAATAGCGGACTCAGGGATAGGTATTCCTGAAGATGAAAAAGAAAAAGTATTTCAGCGGTTTTACCGGGTCGCTAAAAGCCGCTCTCTGCCAGGAAATGGTTTGGGGTTGAGTCTTGTCGCTGCTGTGATTGCAATGCACAAAGGTGAAATTAGCTTGGAGGATGGAAACCCTGGATTAAAGGTCTCGGTAAAGCTGCCTAAAAGCAAAATGCTGGAATCGAGCTAG